The following are encoded in a window of Phragmites australis chromosome 22, lpPhrAust1.1, whole genome shotgun sequence genomic DNA:
- the LOC133904914 gene encoding AP-5 complex subunit mu, with the protein MSGGGGGGGCSVRAIWILTPHDTVAFSRRFAVVEKRWRAAWEVEGDGEGGRGAWTPPLPADHEVAAAFAERRRREGTARGSGILTRLSSVGSDSWVDDPVTRHVVSLSIDKEEGDGFMLWPVVLQKRGGYYVLVLPLVDPQSFRAYENLFKRSDCGSSAKENGNLSSILLNLPCITGAFMVAHVIGDIITGDIAEPEVIVSSGPSVSGLLDSLTGSIGISARPKPIAAPVAAPTASVSSPAGAAQSESLKGGVRPFDKDLLRNFIIGSMPFGTPQDLNYANVTSIRATGVSADPLPTDQKQPAWKPYLYKGRQRILFSSLETINAALYDRDDVPDFLSVSGQVTCRAELEGLPDVSLPLTGLKAAHVEVSSFHHCVQASEPTNNKQTLVFQPPLGNFVLMHYQAPCNIDPPVKGFYQLSMVSENEGAFLFKLKLMEGYKSPFIMEFCMITMPFPQRRVASYDGNPSIGTVSMTEHSIEWRIVSSGRGLSGRSIEATFPGTVRFVPRTTQRANSSYRSVSSTVYAEDSDSEQDNVKNAANLDDYIMEKMNKDLQAVDLEEPLSWQAYNYAKVSFKIIGGTLSGLLIDPRSVNIYPYVKAPAEYSMQASSGDYILWNTLGRCPTAALPREF; encoded by the exons ATgtctggcggcggcggcggcggcgggtgcagCGTCCGCGCCATCTGGATCCTCACGCCGCACGACACCGTGGCCTTCTCCAG GCGGTTCGCGGTGGTAGAGAAGCGGTGGCGCGCCGCGTGGGAGGTGGAGGGCGACGGAGAAGGCGGGAGAGGGGCGTggacgccgccgctgccggccgaCCACGAGGTCGCTGCCGCCTTCGCCGAGCGCAGGAGAAG GGAAGGCACTGCACGTGGTTCTGGTATTCTCACAAGATTATCATCTGTGGGATCAGATTCCTGGGTTGACGATCCGGTTACTCGCCATGTTGTGTCGCTCAGCATCGATAAAGAGGAAGGGGATGGCTTCATGCTGTGGCCTGTGGTTCTGCAGAAGCGTGGAGGGTATTATGTCCTTGTGTTGCCTCTGGTGGATCCTCAGTCGTTTAGAGCGTACGAGAATCTCTTCAAAAGGTCTGATTGTGGGAGTTCAGCCAAGGAGAATGGGAATCTTTCCTCCATCCTGCTCAATCTTCCATGCATAACAGG GGCCTTTATGGTTGCGCATGTTATTGGGGACATAATTACTGGTGATATTGCTGAACCTGAGGTGATTGTTAGTTCTGGGCCCTCTGTTAGTGGACTCTTGGATTCCTTGACTGGAAGTATAGGTATTTCAGCGCGACCAAAACCTATTGCTGCGCCTGTTGCAGCACCAACTGCATCAGTCTCCTCGCCTGCGGGTGCTGCTCAATCCGAGTCTTTAAAAGGTGGTGTAAGACCTTTTGACAAGGATTTACTGCGGAACTTTATCATCGGTTCCATGCCTTTTG GCACACCTCAGGATCTTAATTATGCCAATGTTACTTCGATTAGAGCAACTGGAGTTTCAGCTGATCCTCTACCGACAGACCAGAAGCAACCAGCCTGGAAGCCCTACCTGTACAAAGGGAGACAAAGAATTCTCTTTTCTAGCCTGGAGACTATAAATGCTGCACTGTATGACCGTGATGATGTGCCAGATTTCCTTTCTGTTTCAGGACAAGTGACCTGTAGGGCTGAACTAGAAGGACTACCTGATGTTTCTTTGCCACTGACTGGGTTAAAAGCTGCTCATGTCGAGGTGTCATCATTCCATCACTGTGTTCAAGCTTCAGAGCCCACTAATAATAAACAGACCCTGGTTTTTCAGCCACCATTAGGAAATTTTGTTTTGATGCATTATCAAGCACCATGCAACATTGATCCTCCTGTTAAAGGGTTCTACCAGCTGTCTATGGTTTCTGAGAATGAAGGTGCTTTTCTATTCAAGCTGAAATTGATGGAGGGGTACAAATCTCCCTTCATTATGGAATTTTGCATGATTACAATGCCATTCCCTCAAAGAAGAGTTGCGTCATATGATGGAAATCCATCAATTGGGACAGTTTCGATGACAGAGCATTCAATTGAATGGAGAATTGTTTCAAGCGGCCGGGGGCTCAGTGGTAGGAGCATTGAGGCTACCTTTCCTGGTACTGTTAGATTTGTTCCTAGAACAACACAGAGAGCAAATTCATCATATCGCTCAGTTTCAAGCACCGTATATGCTGAAGATAGTGACAGTGAGCAAGATAATGTTAAGAATGCAGCTAACTTGGATGACTACATCATGGAAAAAATGAATAAGGATCTTCAGGCAGTTGACTTAGAAGAGCCATTGTCTTGGCAAGCATATAATTATGCCAAG GtttcatttaagataattggAGGCACGCTGTCTGGCCTTTTAATTGATCCAAGATCT GTAAACATTTACCCTTATGTTAAAGCCCCAGCTGAATACTCAATGCAG GCTTCTTCTGGAGATTACATACTGTGGAATACATTAGGTAGATGTCCTACTGCTGCTTTGCCTAGAGAATTTTGA